TATGAGGTAGATTTATTCGACACCATGTTTGCCGAGGCAGCTGAGGATATTTTTCCGCTACTTCAAAAAACAAAACCTGCCTTTTTTGTGCTCTATGACGATGGCTTCAACTACCTCACTAAAATGTGCCTTACCAATATGCGGGAGGCTGCATTTAAAATGGCGAAAGAAGCTAAAAAGCACGGCTGTAAGGTTATTTTCTCAAGTTCCGACTCCACCGATAGGGTAGAAACTTATTTAGATAATGGAGCCGATTTTATCATCAAAGGGGAAGGAGAACAAACGTTGTTGGAATTGCTTGATGCACTTTCAAAAAATAATTCCGACCTAAAAAGTATTCAGGGAATTGCCTTTCGAGAAAATGGAAATACCATTACCACTTCTAAACGTGAGGTAATGCGCGATTTAGATGCGCTTCCGATGCCCGCATGGGACTTGGTAAATATGTTGGAGTACAAAATGCATTGGCTGCAAAAAAACGGCTACTTTTCGATAAACATGAGTACCACCCGTGGCTGCCCATATAAATGCAATTGGTGTGCTAAACCCATTTATGGAAACCGTTACAATTCACGTTCGGTAAATCATGTTATTAAGGAATTAAAATACCTGAAACAAATTTTCGACTTTGATCACATTTGGTTTTGTGACGATATTTTTGGATTGAAACCGGGCTGGACAAACGAATTTGCAGCAGCTGTAAAACGTGAAAACCTTAGCTTTCAATTCAAAATTCAATCGCGTGTGGATTTACTTTTGGAGGAGAATAATATTGAAGCATTGGCTAGAGCAGGATGTGAAACTGCTTGGGTAGGCGCAGAAAGTGGCTCGCAAAAAATTCTCGATGCCATGGACAAAGGAACAAAAGTGGCGCAAATTTATGAGGCGACTCGGCTCTTAAAAAAGTTTGCTATTAAACCGGCTTTCTTCCTGCAGTTTGGCTATCTGGGCGAAACCCAAGAAGACATTGATATGACCATTCATATGTTGAATGAATTATTGCCCGATGATATTGGTATTTCAGTTTCCTATCCCTTGCCGGGAACCCTTTTCTATGATAAAGTAAAAAACGATTTAAAAGATAAAACAAACTGGACGGATTCAGACGAAATGGCCATGCTTTTTCGGAGCACATATCCTTCCTCCTTTTACAAAGCCTTGCAACGTTATGTGCATCGAAATTATCGAACCAAGCAAGGAATTGCAGAATTGAAAACAGTATTTACACAGCCTTCCCTGATTTCTATTTCCCGCTTAAAAAGAATTGCAGCAGTTCCCTTTCATTTAGCAGGGCGCCAAATGCAAAAGCGGAAACTGAATCAATATTCAGTCTCCGCTTCTGATAACAGTACAAAAAAATAGTTGTTTAACTTTCTTGTTGCCTTATTTCACTACAAATTTTTGAAGTGATTTCTTAGCATTTACTTCGGTTTCCAATACATAAATACCGGGAGCTAATTTAGTATCCGGTTTGATGAAAATTCGGTTCTCTTCTAATACTCCGCTTGTGATTGCAAACACTTGCTCTCCAATCATATTGTAAATTTTGCAACTTACTTTTTCATTTACATTGCCTTTGTATCCATTCAGTTCCACATAAAAATCAGTACTTACCGGATTTGGATATAACTTAATAGATGGTGCTGCTGCTACATTTGAATTGTTGATGCCTAAAGGTGGAGTTTGAATAGAAACTGCCATTATGTTCACAACGCCGGCAGTAACACTTGTTTGAGTAACCGTAATGCCGGAAATCAACTTGGTGTAATTTGCAGCATTTAAGGTAAGCGCTTTTTGATACAAACGGGGATCAGTTGGGGCAGTCAATCCTGTGGGTTGAGAATTCAATGGATTTACACGACCTATTCCTTGGATGGCGAATCCTGTTGAATTAAACCAATCGGGCAATGATTGTGCAGTAAAGGTTTGGCTTGTTAAATCAGTAAAATTAACAACTACTGTCATGGTTGCCGCACCGCTTCCTGTTGCTCCCAATAAAAATACTTGAGAGGCACTTACCGGTGTCACAAAACTTAAGGTCTTAGCAGAATTATTTACATCAATTCTTAAACTATTTGCCCCACTAAAACTTGCTAATTGAAAATCCAAACCCGGAGTTCCAACTACTACACTGTGAATTAAACCAGCCGGCGATAAAGCATGTGCGGGTAGCACTGCGGGCAAGGTTGGATAACGATAAGTTGAATCGAGCAAATAAAAACCGGCTTTGTCAAAAGTACTATCTGTTGTACTTTGCGGATATCCGAGTCCGTTTGCTACCACATCGGCAGTAAAACCGGTACAAGGCACGGTTACATAACCGGCCTTAACATCAAATGCAGCAAAAGCGAGTGATGCAGCAATAAAAAGCGCATAAATTCTGGTGTAATTTTTTTTCATGTTTTTGAATTAAGGGTTTTGAAAAGACTTGAACTACTTGTCAATATTGACTGCCAAATATAAAAAGAAGCGGTTATCCTAAGGGCTGAACTTCGATAAGTGGTATCCCTAATATTAGGGGTTCTTGATTTTAGCCTGAATCATATCTTATATTTCATTACAACCCACTAAACTTATCGTATAATTAGCTTTGATATGTTTTTAACGTTAGATGTTGTTATACTAACAAGGTAAACACCTTGGGCTATATCAAGCAACACATCTGCTTTGTTAGTGATATCAGTGATTTTTGAAAAGACTACATTTCCTAGCACGTCAATTATTTCAATTTTTGCCGCTAATTGATTTCGAGCCATTTGAATTGTAAACGCACCAGTACTAGGGTTTGGATAAATTTGGGATATTGAATCAGAATTAATATTTCCAAGAAAAGTAATGGTATTGTTGAATATATTAGAAAGAGATGAGCTATAAATTGATGCCATCCGCAATGTTGGTGTGCAGGTAATGTTCCATTGTGTTCTTACTCTCCAGGATCCAGTATTTTGATAAATTACATAAAGAGGATCACTCACAGTTTGTTGTGTTCCAGAAACACTGCTTATATCGTGCCATTGACCGTTGCTGTTATCGTCTCTCATAAGCACATAACTCGATACAGGATTTTGGCCATTCTCAATGGAATATGGTTGCACCCAATAAAATGTTCCAGCATTGTTCTGAATAAAAATTGTGTTGTGATAAGGACTTAATGAACTATTACTGCCGCAGGTACTTTTGGCCTGCAATTTATATCGATAAGTTCCGGCATTGGGATTTCCCGTATTTGGAAAATACTTTGTTCTAACTGTATCAATAAATTGGCTTAATGAATCAAATGGAATTGAGGCTATTGGCTGATAATTCCCTAAAGCAATTTCGCGATATACAATAAAAGTATCAACAGAATTAAATACAGTCTTATCCCAAACTATAATATTATTCTGAGAAATTGAATCTACGGAAACGAGGCAAATGTGAGCAGAATCTGCTGGAGGTTCGGTAATTGCAACCAATTCAGTTTTGGCACAACCATAATCATCGTGAATAATTATGAAATAATTGCCTGCTGCGAGATTACTTACTGAAGATGCAGTTGAGCCGTTACTCCAGGTGTAGGTAAACGCTGGACTTCCACCACTTAACGTTATCACCGCAGCTCCATCATTACCGCCATTGCAGGTAACATTTGTTGAAAAAACTGAGGACGAAAAAGCATACGTATTTGCAATAAAAACGCTTCTTGTATTGTTAAATGATAAAACTTCATTTCCTATACTCATTGCTGAGCCGTTAAAATACCCTGTTATAAATACATGGTCTCCTAAAGTAACTGCAATACTTCTGGCATAAGCATTGCCCGTAGAACTTTTTCCCCACATTGCATTTCCTGTCAAGTCATATTTTACAAGGAAGGTATTTGAACTGGAAGTGCCACTATTTATTAAATTTACACCATCAAATGCAATTGAAGCGCTTTTAAAGTATCCTGTTAGATAAAAATTTCCAGATTTGTCAGCAATAATACCATAGGCATTGTCATCATTAGTTCCTCCTGCCTTCTTTGACCACAGTACTGTCCCATTTTCATTAATTTTACAAATGAACAAGTCGTTCGATCCTGCTGAAACAAGTGGAATTCCTCCAAAATTAATGTCACTGCCAAAACTTCCAGCTACAATTACATCATTTCCAACGGTAGTTAAGCCATATATACTTCCAACGACACTTCCACCGGTAGACCCCACACCACTCTTAGCCCATAGGGTGTTGCCCAAAGGATCGAATTTAACAATAAAAGCCGCTTTATTTCCCATGCCACGATAAATAGTAGCGTTACCGAAATTTAATGAGTCGCCATTAAAATCTCCAGCAATAAATATGTTGTTTGCAGAGTCAACCGCTATTGCCCTAGAAAAACAATTATTTTTAGCAACAGCGCACCTACCCCAAATTGCATTCCCTGCTGAATCATATTTGACTACAAAAACACTACTTCTAGTACTTGTTCCAATTGGCGGATTATAGAGAGCTACGTTTCCAAATAATAGCGTGTCATTGCCAAAGTAACCTGTAATATAAACACCATTCAATTTGTCTGTTGCAATGGCATAGACCTGATTCCCACTCATACCGAATGCAGGAATTGTCGAGCTTGATTTTTTAGCCCAAAT
The sequence above is a segment of the Bacteroidota bacterium genome. Coding sequences within it:
- a CDS encoding B12-binding domain-containing radical SAM protein, giving the protein MSHKVLFSHSYFLRFDPKQWKLGQPYAPLATITAAAFLREKGYEVDLFDTMFAEAAEDIFPLLQKTKPAFFVLYDDGFNYLTKMCLTNMREAAFKMAKEAKKHGCKVIFSSSDSTDRVETYLDNGADFIIKGEGEQTLLELLDALSKNNSDLKSIQGIAFRENGNTITTSKREVMRDLDALPMPAWDLVNMLEYKMHWLQKNGYFSINMSTTRGCPYKCNWCAKPIYGNRYNSRSVNHVIKELKYLKQIFDFDHIWFCDDIFGLKPGWTNEFAAAVKRENLSFQFKIQSRVDLLLEENNIEALARAGCETAWVGAESGSQKILDAMDKGTKVAQIYEATRLLKKFAIKPAFFLQFGYLGETQEDIDMTIHMLNELLPDDIGISVSYPLPGTLFYDKVKNDLKDKTNWTDSDEMAMLFRSTYPSSFYKALQRYVHRNYRTKQGIAELKTVFTQPSLISISRLKRIAAVPFHLAGRQMQKRKLNQYSVSASDNSTKK
- a CDS encoding T9SS type A sorting domain-containing protein, which produces MKKNYTRIYALFIAASLAFAAFDVKAGYVTVPCTGFTADVVANGLGYPQSTTDSTFDKAGFYLLDSTYRYPTLPAVLPAHALSPAGLIHSVVVGTPGLDFQLASFSGANSLRIDVNNSAKTLSFVTPVSASQVFLLGATGSGAATMTVVVNFTDLTSQTFTAQSLPDWFNSTGFAIQGIGRVNPLNSQPTGLTAPTDPRLYQKALTLNAANYTKLISGITVTQTSVTAGVVNIMAVSIQTPPLGINNSNVAAAPSIKLYPNPVSTDFYVELNGYKGNVNEKVSCKIYNMIGEQVFAITSGVLEENRIFIKPDTKLAPGIYVLETEVNAKKSLQKFVVK
- a CDS encoding T9SS type A sorting domain-containing protein, producing MRKNFLFILLVFFYYATYAQDCFWLQGAGSNDADSYCTAVDKDGNVYAAGYFKDHSITFGSIILTEHSVTVNTEQQAFIVKYNPKGNVLWAKNFNGKSTGRAVAVDSSGSVYFTGNFLGDSITFGTITLTKSTGSSSPDIFIVKLDENGNIIWAKKSSSTIPAFGMSGNQVYAIATDKLNGVYITGYFGNDTLLFGNVALYNPPIGTSTRSSVFVVKYDSAGNAIWGRCAVAKNNCFSRAIAVDSANNIFIAGDFNGDSLNFGNATIYRGMGNKAAFIVKFDPLGNTLWAKSGVGSTGGSVVGSIYGLTTVGNDVIVAGSFGSDINFGGIPLVSAGSNDLFICKINENGTVLWSKKAGGTNDDNAYGIIADKSGNFYLTGYFKSASIAFDGVNLINSGTSSSNTFLVKYDLTGNAMWGKSSTGNAYARSIAVTLGDHVFITGYFNGSAMSIGNEVLSFNNTRSVFIANTYAFSSSVFSTNVTCNGGNDGAAVITLSGGSPAFTYTWSNGSTASSVSNLAAGNYFIIIHDDYGCAKTELVAITEPPADSAHICLVSVDSISQNNIIVWDKTVFNSVDTFIVYREIALGNYQPIASIPFDSLSQFIDTVRTKYFPNTGNPNAGTYRYKLQAKSTCGSNSSLSPYHNTIFIQNNAGTFYWVQPYSIENGQNPVSSYVLMRDDNSNGQWHDISSVSGTQQTVSDPLYVIYQNTGSWRVRTQWNITCTPTLRMASIYSSSLSNIFNNTITFLGNINSDSISQIYPNPSTGAFTIQMARNQLAAKIEIIDVLGNVVFSKITDITNKADVLLDIAQGVYLVSITTSNVKNISKLIIR